From the genome of Streptomyces sp. V1I1, one region includes:
- a CDS encoding glycoside hydrolase family 15 protein, translating into MAALIEDYALIGDMQTAALIARDGSVDWFCLPRFDSPAVFAGLLGTQDHGFWRLAPAGLAEGEGAATRRRYRGDSLVLESEWDTPEGTVRLIDFMPPRGAGRGRPDAAPTLVRIVEGVSGRVRMSSSLRMRFSYGRIVPWVQREHGPGGRDRLVAVAGPDALWLDADVDTYGSDLTTHAAFSVGAGERVTLTLSWQPSHGDAPPRPDAARLLTHTEQFWSQWTGQCSYAGPWREAVVRSLITLKALTYAPTGGIVAAPTTSLPEEIGGVRNWDYRYAWLRDAAMTLTALLRTGYREEARRWREWLLRAVAGDAQNLQIMYGVAGERELPEAELPWLPGYEKSGPVRIGNGAANQLQLDVYGEVVDALWLGQTSGLSRDDSTHILQMKLMNHLESNWREPDEGIWEVRGPRRDFVHSKVMTWVAADRTVRRLSRLPLESPVERWRALRDEIHRDVCAHGYDPERNTFTQYYGSRELDASLLLIPQMGFLPPGDPRVVGTIEAVQRELCDDGFVRRYPVPGGGSDRVGGDGLPGGEGVFLACSFWLAHDLALIGRRDEARQLFERLLALRTDLGLLAEEWDTGRGRLVGNFPQAFSHVPLIDTALRLS; encoded by the coding sequence GTGGCTGCGCTCATCGAGGACTATGCACTGATCGGGGACATGCAGACCGCGGCCCTGATCGCAAGGGACGGTTCGGTCGACTGGTTCTGTCTGCCGCGCTTCGACTCGCCCGCGGTCTTCGCCGGGCTGCTCGGCACACAGGACCACGGCTTCTGGCGGCTCGCCCCCGCGGGGCTCGCCGAGGGCGAGGGGGCCGCCACCCGCCGCCGCTACCGCGGTGACTCACTCGTCCTGGAATCGGAGTGGGACACCCCCGAAGGAACGGTCCGGCTGATTGATTTCATGCCGCCCAGGGGAGCCGGCCGCGGTAGGCCGGATGCCGCACCCACTCTCGTACGAATAGTGGAGGGCGTCTCAGGGCGGGTCCGCATGAGTTCTTCACTGCGGATGCGCTTCAGCTACGGCCGCATCGTGCCCTGGGTGCAGCGCGAGCACGGACCGGGCGGCCGGGACAGGCTCGTCGCCGTCGCCGGGCCCGACGCGCTGTGGCTGGACGCCGACGTCGACACCTACGGCAGCGACCTGACCACCCACGCGGCCTTCAGCGTCGGCGCGGGCGAGCGGGTCACCCTCACGCTCAGCTGGCAGCCCTCCCACGGCGACGCGCCGCCGAGGCCGGACGCGGCCAGGCTGCTGACCCACACCGAGCAGTTCTGGTCGCAGTGGACCGGCCAGTGCAGCTACGCGGGCCCCTGGCGCGAGGCCGTGGTCCGATCGCTGATCACCCTCAAGGCGCTCACCTACGCCCCGACCGGCGGCATCGTCGCGGCCCCCACCACCTCCCTGCCGGAGGAGATCGGCGGCGTACGCAACTGGGACTACCGCTACGCATGGCTGCGCGACGCCGCCATGACCCTCACCGCCCTGCTGCGCACCGGCTACCGCGAAGAGGCCCGCCGCTGGCGCGAATGGCTGCTGCGCGCCGTGGCGGGGGACGCGCAGAACCTCCAGATCATGTACGGGGTCGCCGGCGAGCGTGAGCTGCCCGAGGCCGAACTGCCATGGCTGCCCGGCTACGAGAAGTCCGGACCGGTCCGCATCGGCAACGGCGCCGCGAACCAGCTCCAGCTGGACGTCTACGGCGAGGTCGTGGACGCCCTGTGGCTCGGCCAGACCTCCGGGCTCTCGCGCGACGACAGCACCCACATTCTGCAGATGAAGCTCATGAACCACCTCGAGTCCAACTGGCGCGAACCGGACGAGGGCATCTGGGAAGTGCGCGGCCCGCGCCGCGACTTCGTCCACTCCAAGGTGATGACCTGGGTCGCCGCCGACCGCACCGTGCGCAGGCTGAGCAGGCTTCCGCTGGAGAGCCCGGTGGAGCGCTGGCGCGCGCTGCGCGACGAGATACACCGCGACGTCTGCGCCCACGGATACGACCCCGAACGCAACACCTTCACGCAGTACTACGGCTCGCGCGAACTCGACGCCTCGCTGCTGCTCATCCCGCAGATGGGCTTTCTGCCGCCCGGCGACCCACGGGTCGTCGGCACCATCGAGGCCGTCCAGCGGGAGCTGTGCGACGACGGATTCGTCCGCCGCTACCCGGTGCCGGGCGGCGGCTCGGACAGAGTCGGCGGGGACGGACTGCCCGGCGGCGAAGGCGTCTTCCTCGCCTGCTCCTTCTGGCTCGCCCACGATCTGGCCCTGATCGGCCGCCGGGACGAGGCACGGCAGCTGTTCGAGCGGCTGCTGGCGCTCCGTACCGATCTCGGTCTGCTGGCCGAGGAGTGGGACACCGGGCGCGGCCGGCTCGTGGGGAACTTCCCGCAGGCCTTCAGCCATGTGCCGCTGATCGACACGGCCCTGCGGCTGTCCTGA
- a CDS encoding helix-turn-helix domain-containing protein, translated as MLRAKRLTDVLRRRREELGLSVEDVAARLDISTVAYGSWERTPAQDWTDEKLCALVKALEMSDQQGGWLFRLAVDRDPPQAWNRPVGASRPAPPSGPARPSGPAFPSGPARPFAPVTAPAPPALPVEPADPSEPAGPDHSDPETQAYLRDFAAMMDAVPLPSVLFDRRWDVTHANHAFEALFHGVGPHPTAMPAQNFLRFVLFHPDAGTVLGDRETSWCLPLLAQLDAALEWYREDRVLQAIRDDIADDPIMDVAYRCGLPHWMRAMGAAALHHDGAVRPLNHPDPRWGRTECRIVDETPATLQDRGFTRMTLVLRETRAAVPPDVRRGKPHLRAVSNG; from the coding sequence GTGCTCCGGGCGAAGCGGCTCACCGATGTCCTCAGAAGGCGCCGGGAGGAGCTCGGCCTGAGCGTCGAGGACGTGGCCGCGCGGCTCGACATCAGCACCGTCGCGTACGGCAGCTGGGAGCGCACGCCCGCCCAGGACTGGACCGACGAGAAGCTCTGCGCCCTGGTCAAGGCCCTGGAGATGAGCGACCAGCAGGGCGGCTGGTTATTCCGCCTCGCCGTCGACCGGGACCCGCCGCAGGCCTGGAACAGGCCCGTCGGGGCATCCCGGCCCGCGCCTCCGTCCGGTCCCGCGCGCCCGTCGGGACCGGCCTTCCCGTCCGGGCCCGCGCGCCCGTTCGCGCCCGTAACCGCGCCCGCGCCGCCCGCCCTGCCGGTGGAGCCGGCCGACCCGTCGGAGCCCGCCGGTCCGGACCACTCGGACCCCGAGACGCAGGCCTACCTGCGCGACTTCGCCGCGATGATGGACGCCGTACCGCTGCCCTCGGTGCTCTTCGACCGGCGCTGGGACGTGACACACGCCAACCACGCCTTCGAGGCGCTGTTCCACGGCGTCGGACCGCACCCCACGGCCATGCCGGCCCAGAACTTCCTCCGGTTCGTGCTGTTCCACCCGGACGCGGGCACCGTGCTCGGCGACCGCGAGACGAGTTGGTGCCTGCCCCTGCTGGCGCAGCTGGACGCCGCCCTGGAGTGGTACCGCGAGGACCGAGTCCTTCAGGCCATTCGTGACGACATCGCCGATGACCCGATCATGGACGTTGCCTACCGGTGCGGGCTGCCGCACTGGATGCGGGCCATGGGAGCGGCGGCGCTGCACCACGACGGAGCCGTACGACCGCTGAACCACCCGGATCCGCGGTGGGGCCGCACCGAGTGCCGGATCGTCGACGAGACCCCCGCGACCCTTCAGGACAGGGGATTCACACGGATGACGCTGGTGCTGCGGGAGACGCGGGCGGCCGTACCGCCCGATGTACGGCGCGGCAAGCCGCATCTGAGGGCGGTCTCCAACGGCTGA
- a CDS encoding helix-turn-helix transcriptional regulator — translation MTDGFLVPGPTATGPLAASVARVAELAGKLGLSYGEIFDVHQLSEASGVPADVVTALLDGQPAGEPDLQARFLQRFDLLRRTRLKPNGRRYTQQEIADGAGMSRQQAGALINGDRRPTMEHCDAIQRFFNVHAGFLTAEDADALNGALQRTEQRLLHDYAGEGDPLERLLQDHGVRGIAWRAAQLPTDKHRDKVTEWLDMLLESVKPTEH, via the coding sequence GTGACAGACGGCTTCTTGGTTCCGGGCCCGACGGCCACAGGCCCCCTGGCGGCGTCCGTCGCCCGCGTCGCCGAACTCGCCGGCAAGCTCGGACTGAGCTACGGCGAGATCTTCGACGTACACCAGCTCTCCGAGGCGTCGGGCGTACCGGCCGACGTGGTCACCGCGCTGCTGGACGGGCAGCCCGCCGGTGAACCCGACCTACAGGCGCGCTTTCTGCAGCGCTTCGACCTGCTGCGCAGGACCCGGCTGAAGCCCAACGGGCGCCGGTACACCCAGCAGGAGATCGCCGACGGCGCGGGCATGTCACGGCAGCAGGCGGGCGCTCTCATCAACGGCGACCGCAGGCCGACCATGGAGCACTGCGATGCCATCCAGAGGTTCTTCAATGTGCACGCCGGATTCCTCACCGCCGAGGACGCGGACGCGCTCAACGGCGCACTCCAGCGCACCGAGCAGCGACTGCTCCACGACTACGCCGGCGAGGGCGACCCGCTGGAGCGGCTGCTGCAGGACCATGGCGTACGGGGCATCGCCTGGCGTGCCGCTCAACTGCCCACGGACAAACACCGGGACAAGGTCACCGAGTGGCTCGACATGCTCCTGGAAAGCGTCAAGCCGACGGAACATTGA
- a CDS encoding fatty acyl-AMP ligase, whose amino-acid sequence MAAHRNFTELALHRTSELACQEAYFCVSANQQGELESDVLSYGELGERAKRLASWLQDRGSHGHRVLILQSDVREFMSCFLGCLYAGAVAVPAPAPVGSRQNVERVANIVRDASVSYILTDSSLASTVSQLLANIGHPEIACLATDRAEVGDSDAWQMPGLFPDDVAFLQYTSGSVSEPKGVMVTHRNLLANQRAIQQAMRTTRESRVGGWLPFHHDMGLVGHLLHPLWLGSAGVLMPPMTFVKRPLRWLQMVDQYGITTGGGPNLAYDLCLRRIKDDQIAQLDLSRWETAVNGAEPVRAETMDAFAERFAPAGFRKEAFYPCYGLAESTLLVSGMEPGKQAATRVVDAADLEHHRLRPAHEGRPARTLVSSGSPHQCDVAIVDPANCRKLPAGEVGEVWIRGESVARGYWNRPLENAHAFKAATEDGEVGYLRTGDLGAMDGDELYITGRMKDIMIVAGRNLYPQDIERSVQRVSALFGSSAAFAVESDRDHVVVVQEVRTGSGFEAELASLSAAVRMCVSKEFEVAAENVLLVRPGTVRRTTSGKLQRTAMRQLFLDGRIQPLHEVLHPEVRELVSVGALSDGQGG is encoded by the coding sequence ATGGCTGCACACCGGAACTTCACCGAACTCGCGTTGCACAGAACATCGGAACTCGCCTGCCAGGAGGCCTACTTCTGCGTAAGCGCGAATCAGCAGGGTGAGCTGGAATCCGATGTGCTCAGCTATGGCGAACTCGGCGAACGGGCCAAACGGCTGGCGTCCTGGCTCCAGGACCGCGGGTCACACGGGCACCGGGTGCTCATTCTCCAGAGCGACGTACGGGAGTTCATGAGCTGCTTCCTCGGCTGTCTGTACGCCGGGGCGGTGGCCGTGCCCGCACCGGCTCCGGTCGGCTCCCGGCAGAACGTCGAACGGGTCGCCAACATCGTCAGGGACGCCTCGGTGAGCTACATCCTCACCGACTCCTCCCTCGCCTCGACCGTCTCCCAACTGCTGGCCAACATCGGCCATCCCGAGATCGCGTGCCTGGCCACCGACCGGGCGGAGGTCGGCGATTCGGACGCCTGGCAGATGCCGGGCCTGTTCCCCGACGACGTGGCCTTTCTGCAGTACACCTCGGGATCGGTGAGCGAGCCCAAGGGCGTGATGGTCACCCACCGCAATCTGCTCGCCAACCAGCGCGCCATCCAGCAGGCGATGCGCACGACACGCGAATCCCGGGTCGGCGGCTGGCTGCCCTTCCACCACGACATGGGGCTCGTGGGCCATCTGCTGCACCCGCTGTGGCTCGGCAGCGCCGGTGTGCTGATGCCGCCGATGACCTTTGTGAAGCGGCCCCTGCGCTGGCTGCAGATGGTCGACCAGTACGGCATCACCACCGGCGGCGGCCCCAACCTGGCGTACGACCTGTGCCTGCGGCGGATCAAGGACGACCAGATCGCGCAGCTCGACCTCTCCCGCTGGGAGACGGCCGTCAACGGCGCGGAGCCGGTACGGGCCGAGACCATGGACGCCTTCGCCGAGCGCTTCGCGCCCGCCGGTTTCCGTAAGGAGGCGTTCTACCCCTGCTACGGACTCGCCGAGTCCACGCTGCTCGTCAGCGGCATGGAGCCCGGCAAGCAGGCCGCCACCCGCGTGGTGGACGCCGCCGACCTCGAACACCACCGGCTGCGGCCCGCTCACGAGGGCAGGCCGGCCAGGACGCTGGTCAGTTCCGGCAGCCCACACCAGTGCGACGTGGCCATCGTCGACCCCGCGAACTGCAGAAAGCTCCCGGCCGGGGAGGTGGGCGAGGTGTGGATACGCGGCGAGAGCGTCGCCCGCGGCTACTGGAACCGCCCTCTGGAGAACGCCCACGCCTTCAAAGCCGCCACCGAGGACGGCGAGGTGGGCTATCTGCGCACCGGGGACCTCGGCGCCATGGACGGCGACGAGCTCTACATCACCGGCCGGATGAAGGACATCATGATCGTCGCGGGCCGCAACCTCTACCCGCAGGACATCGAGCGCAGCGTCCAGCGGGTGAGCGCCCTGTTCGGCTCCAGCGCCGCGTTCGCGGTCGAGTCGGACCGCGACCATGTCGTCGTCGTCCAGGAAGTGCGCACCGGATCCGGCTTCGAGGCCGAACTGGCCTCGCTGTCGGCCGCCGTACGGATGTGTGTGTCCAAGGAGTTCGAGGTCGCCGCCGAGAACGTCCTGCTGGTCCGCCCCGGCACCGTACGCCGCACCACCAGCGGCAAGCTCCAGCGCACCGCCATGCGCCAGCTCTTCCTCGACGGACGCATCCAGCCGCTGCACGAAGTGCTGCACCCCGAGGTCCGCGAACTGGTCTCGGTGGGCGCCCTGTCCGACGGGCAGGGCGGATGA